The Pandoraea vervacti DNA window TGGCAGTGCTCTCGCTGGTGATCGGTAACCTGACGGCCATCGTGCAGACCAACGTCAAGCGTCTGCTGGCTTACTCGACGATCTCGCATATGGGCTTCGTGCTGCTGGGCATGCTCTCGGGCGTGGTGGGCGGCAAGATCGACGGTATCGCCGACGCCTACGGCTCGTCGCTGTTCTACAGCGTGATCTACCTGCTGACCACGCTGGGCACGTTCGGTATCGTGCTGCTGCTCTCGCGTCAGGGCTTCGAGGCCGAGAACCTCTCGGACCTGAAGGGTCTGAACCAGCGTAGCCCGTGGTTCGCGTTCGTCATGCTGATGCTGATGTTCTCGCTGGCCGGCATTCCGCCGCTCGCCGGGTTCTACGCCAAGCTGGCCGTGCTGCAAGCGGTCGTGAACGCCGGTATGGTGTGGCTGGCTGTGGTGGCCGTGATCGCTTCGCTGATCGGTGCGTTCTACTACCTGCGTGTCGTGAAGCTGATGTACTTCGACAAGGCCGAAGACACCAACGCGCTGCAAGGTGGCGGCGCCATGCGCTTCGTCCTGTCGATCAACGGTCTGGCCATGCTCTATCTGGGCCTGATGCCGGGGTCGCTGATGGACTGGTGCCTGCGCACGATCAAGCTGACGCTGGCGAGTTGATTCGTCCAGCCTGAGGCGATACGGAAGCACGGTAATACGGAAATAGGGAAGGAGAGTCGAACGATGGGCATGTCGGCAGGAGGAACGCTGGTGATTCTGCTGGCCGTGCTGGGCGCGAACCTGCCGTTCGTGAACCAGCGGTTGATCGGCCTTCTCCCACGCAAGGCGGCGGTCAAGCCGTTGTGGCTGCGTCTGATCGAGATGGTGGTGGCGTACTTCGTTGTGGGGGCGCTGGGCTACCTGATCGAGTCGGGGATCGGTAACGTGTTCTCGCAGGGTTGGGAATTCTACGCCGTGACCGCAAGCCTGTTTGTCGTGTTCGCGTTTCCGGGCTTCGTCTACCGGTATTTGTGGCGCCATCGACCGGCGGCTGCCGCGTGAGATGGATGCTTCGCAAGACGCCGCCCCGAGGGCGGCGTTTTGTATTTTGGGTTCGCCAATTTTCAGCCGTGGAGGGCTTATGACCCAACCTCAGAACGACGATCTGCACCTGATCGAGACGGGTATCGAGAGCGATACCGTCTATGAAGGCGCGTTCCTGACCATCAAGCGCGATCGTGTGCGCCTGCCCGACGGCAAGACGGCGATCCGCGAGTATACGACTCACCCCGGGGCGGTGATGGTCATTCCGCTGTTCGAAGACGCACAGGTGCTTATGGAGCGTCAATATCGTTATCCGCTCCAGCGCGTGATGACGGAGTTGCCGGCCGGCAAGCTCGACGAAGCGGAAGGCGGACTGGTGTGCGGGCAGCGCGAACTGCTCGAAGAAACCGGCTACATGGCCAGTCGCTGGGACTATCTCACGCGGATTCACCCGGTGATTTCCTATTCGACCGAGTTCATCGATATCTGGTTGGCGCGCGATCTGACGAAGGGCGAGCAGCGTCTGGACGAGGGAGAGTTTCTCGATGTCTTCAAGATGCCCGCGACGGAACTGATCCAGTGGGTGCGGGACGGACGGATCACGGACGTCAAGACGATCATCGGCGCGTTTTGGCTGGAGAAGATATTATCGGGAGTCTGGCAGCCCGGCGAACGTTCGCCGTTGCGCTGATTTCCCGTCACACGGTCATTTTTCGATCCCTGACCCCGGCGTTGGCCGGGGCGAGGACATCTACGTTGCATCATGAAGGTTTTTGATCTGCGTTGTGCCCATGAGCACACCTTCGAGGGCTGGTTCGGCTCGGAGGACGATTACCTCTCGCAGCAGGCGCGGGGGCTCGTCAGCTGCCCGGTGTGCGGCGATACGGCCATCGTGCGCACGCCGTCTGCGCCCCGGCTGAATCTGTCCGGGGCGACCGCTCGTGCGGACGCGCCGGCGACACCCGTGGGCCACGGCCCGGCGCGTGCGGATGCGCCGTCGCCGGAAGCCGCCCAGGCACAGCGTCAGTTGCAGACGCTATGGATGAAGGCGATACGGCACGTCATCGCCAATACCGAGGACGTCGGCAACAACTTCGCCGAAGAGGCTCGCAAGATTCACTATCAGGAAGCCCCGGAGCGCAACATCCGCGGTACGACGTCGCGTGAAGAAGCCGAGGCGCTCGCGGACGAGGGCATCGACATCATGTCGCTGCCGCTACCCGACGGCGTGAAGGAAACGCTGCAATAGCGATCCTGAGGCGCGCGGCGCTTCCTGGATGCCCTCAGACGCCCCCGCCAAGCGCGCTACAAGCCATTCAGGGCCCTCCAAGGCACACCACGCCCGCCACACACACACTGGGTCTCGACGGCCGGGTGGCGTCATGCATAATGCTCATCAGACGCATGCCGATTCCGATCGCGCCATGCACATCGATCACTCGCACACCGGGAGGTTGGGATGGCAACGCTTGAGTATTACTTTGAAGACTTCGCCGTCGGCGACACCTTCGATCTTGGCGAATACACGTTCACGGCGGACGAAATCGTCCATTTCGCGCGGCAGTTCGATCCGCAACCCTTTCACATCGACGAAGCCGCCGGGCGCGAGTCGCATTTCGGCGGGCTGGTGGCCAGCGGGTGGCACACGTGCAGCATCATGATGCGCATGAACGTCGACAAGTTGCTGTCGCGCTCGTCGAGCATGGGGTCACCCGGGGTCGAGCAGATCGAGTGGCTCAAGCCGGTGCGCCCCGGCGATACCGTAACGGTCACGAGCAGCACGCTCGAAGTGCGCGCCTCGAAGAGTCGTCCGGATCGCGGCATCGTGCGTCAACTGTGGACGGCGACGAATCAGCATGGTGAAGAAGTCTGCCGCTTCCGGGGCACCGGACTGTATCTGAAGCGGACTGCTCAACCGTCTGTGTAGGCCAACCGGCAGTGCCGCTCGACGTTGCAGCGCAGGAGGACGGTCGTTGCGGCGTCGGACGTATCGAGAGCGCCGTTCGCGGCGCCCGTGTGGCTACCCGCCCGAAGGCGCCGACGCCCCCTCGAACGGCCGCGTCGTCAGTGCGACAAATCGCTCACCGATGCCGACGGCGCGTCGTGCTTGACCTGCTTGATGCCGTCTTCCATCTGTTCCGCGTTGGAGAACATCTGGCTCTGACCGATGATCTCGCCGTTGCGAGCCTTGAGCACGAAGTAGGGACGGCCCGATGTCGAGGTCTTGCGCTCAAAACGGTGATCCTCGGCGGAGTTCTTCCGAACGGACTCGATGCCGTTCTGCGCGGAGGCGCGCGCTTTGTAACTCTCGGAGGAGAGAATGGTGTGGCCGCTCTCGCCCAGCAGGTGAAAGTGGAATTCACCGTTGGGGCTGCGCTTGAGTTCGAACTTGCCTGACATATGTGGATCTCCCGGATCTTCCAATGGCCAGCGGCGAGGGACTGCGAACTGCAAGGTGACGGCGGCGTTGCGCCGCGTCGGAGAATGCGCCTAGATTAGCACCGCCCGGTCTGCGGCGATACCGCACTTTGTTTCGAAGTGTAAACCACTTTGCGCGCCGCACCGCCGAAGGGCCGCCGCCATGACGACTGCCCTCCGGGGGCGACGAATCAGCGCCGCGCGTACTGCGTGGCGCCAAACAGCATCTCGCGCGCCTTGTCGTCCTGCAACGGCTTGCGGGCGTCGGCCAGTACCTTGACGCCGCGCTGGACCGCCGGACGCACCTCGATCGCCTCGAACCACTTCTGTACGTTAGGAAAGTCGGACAGCTCGACGCCCTGATTCTTCCACGAACGCAACCATGGCCAGATGGCGATGTCGGCCACCGTGTACATGTCGCCGGCAACATACGGATGGTCGCCAAGTCGCTTGTCGAGCACGCCGTACAGACGTCGCGCCTCGTTGGTGTAGCGCTTGATCGCGTAATCGATCTTCTCGGGGGCGTAGATCCGGAAGTGATGTGCCTGACCGAGCATCGGCCCGACCCCTCCCATCTGGAACATCAGCCATTGCAGCGTTTCGTATTTGCCGCGCACGTCTTCCGGGAGAAAACGGCCGGTCTTGCCCGCCAGATACAGCAGAATCGCCCCCGATTCGAACAGGGAGATCGGCTTGCCGTCCGGCCCGTCTTCGTCAACGATGGCGGGTATCTTGTTGTTCGGCGAGATGGCGAGAAATTCGTCCTTGAACTGATCGCCCGCGCCGATATCGACGGCATGGGCGTGGTACGCGAGCCCACACTCTTCGAGCATGATGTGGACCTTGTGGCCGTTGGGCGTGGCCCAGGAATAGACCTGAATCAATTTGCGGCTCCTCGTGGATCCTCGTGGATGCATCGGTCGGCAGACAGCGCTGCCGGGAAAGCTACCGGAAAAACTGCCCGGAAATTACACCACAGAACGTTTTTCCCTGCCGACCATGGGGTTGGTCGCCCGCTCGGCACCGCGCTCAGGGGCCGCGCTCCGGACCCCTCAGTACCCCTCAGTACCCCTCAGTACCCCTCAGTACGCCCATGAGGCGCGCCCATCGTGTCCCCCACCGCATATTTCGCCAGTTCCAGTTTCGCAATGGCATTGCGATGGACCTCGTCCGGGCCGTCGGCGAAGCGCAAGGTCCGGGCGCTGGCATAGGCGTACGCCAGCGGGAAGTCGCCAGACAGACCCGCCGCGCCGTGCGCCTGAATGGCCCAGTCAATCACCTGGCACGCCATGTTCGGGGCGATGGCCTTGATCATCGCGATCTCGGCGCGCGCCGCCTTGTTGCCGACCGTATCCATCATGTACGCCGCCTTGAGCGTGAGCAGCCGCGCCTGCTCTATCAGGCAGCGAGCCTCGCCGATGCGCTCGCGCGTGACACCCTGAGCGGCAACCGGCTTGCCGAACGCCACGCGCGAGAGCGTGCGCTGGCACATCAGCGAGAGTGCGCGCTCGGCCAGACCGATGAGACGCATGCAGTGATGGATCCGACCGGGGCCAAGCCGACCCTGTGCGATTTCGAAGCCCCGGCCCTCACCGAGCAGCATATTGCTCGCAGGCACGCGCACGTTGTCGAGCACGATCTCCATGTGGCCGTGCGGGGCGTCGTCGTAACCGAAGACGGTGAGCGGGCGCACGCGCGAGACGCCTTTGGCGTTGGCGGGGATCAGAATCATCGACTGCTGGGCGTGTTTCGGCGCGTCGGGGTCGGTCTTGCCCATCACGATGTATAACGCGCAGCGCGGATCGCCCGCGCCCGTCGACCACCACTTGCGACCGTTGACGACATAGTCGTCGCCGTCGCGCCGGATGCTGCACTGCACGTTGGTAGCATCGCTCGACGCCACGTCCGGCTCCGTCATCAGAAACGCCGAGCGGATTTCGCCGCGTAGCAGCGGTTCGAGCCATTGCGCTTTTTGCGCATCGGTGGCGTAGCGCTCCAGCGTCTCCATGTTGCCGGTGTCGGGCGCATTGCAGTTGAACACTTCCGGCGCCCAGGGCACCTGTCCCATGATTTCGCACAAGGGCGCATATTCGACGTTGGTGAGGCCCGCACCGCGGCCCGAGTCGGGCAGGAACAGATTCCACAGGTCCGCCTGCTGTGCGAGCGGCTTGAGACGCTCGATCACCTGGGAGGGCTGCCACGCATCGCCATGGCGGCGGGCGACTTCGATCTCCTCGAGATAACGTTGCTCGTTCGGAAAGATGTGCGCATCGAAGAACGCCGAGAGACGTTCACGCAGCGCTTCGACTTTCGGGCTGTAGCTGAAATCCATGGGGTCTCCGTTCGATGAGGTGTGGCTGTCGTGCGATGGCGCTTGCCACTAGCGCTCAGATTGTTGCGCGCGTTGCGCGTACGCCCATGCCAGCTCGGCCATCGGACGCGCGCGTCGGCCGGCGTCCATCGCTTGCTGACTCGCGGCCGTGCCGTCGCTCACGCGTTTCATGATGCCTTGCAGAATCGCCGCGATGCGAAACATGTTGTAGGCCAGATAGAAGTGCCACTGCGCGGGCGGCGCGATGCCTGTGCGCTCGCTGTAGCGGCGAATGTAGACATCTTCCGGAGGAATGCCGAGCGAGAGCCAGTCGAGGCCCGCGATGCCGCGAAACACGCCCGGGCTCACATGCCACGCCATGCAGTGATAGCTGAAGTCGGCCAGTGGATCGCCCAGGGTGGAGAGCTCCCAGTCGAGCACGGCGAGCACGCGCGGCTCGCTCGGATGGAAGATCAGGTTATCGAGGCGGAAGTCGCCATGCACGATGGTCGTGCGCTCCGGCGCTTCGGGCGTGTGCGGCGGCAGATGCGCTGGCAGCCAGTCGATGAGACGGTCCATGGCGTCGATGGGCGCTGTCTCCGAGGCGCGGTACTGCTTGCTCCACCGCGCGATCTGGCGTGCGATGTAGTCGCCCGGCTTCCCGTACGACTCGAGACCGATCGCACGATAGTCGACCCGGTGCAGCGCGGCAATGACGCGATTCATTTCGTCGTAGATGGCGCCGCGTTCGACCGGCGTCATGCCGGGCAGCGACGGGTCCCACAACACGCGTCCTTCCACGAAATCCATGACGTAGAACGCGAGTCCGATCACGCCTTCGTCCTCGCAAAGCGCGCGCATGCGGGCGACGGGGACATCGGTGGCGGCCAGGGCATGCATGACGCGATACTCGCGCTCGATGGCGTGCGCCGAGGGCAGCAGTTTTGCCGCAGGCGCCGGCTTGGTGCGAAGCACGTAGGCGGCGGTGGGCGTCGTCAGGCGATAGGTCGGATTGGATTGGCCGCCATTGAACTGCGTGATGGCGAGCGGCCCGGCGAAGCCGTCGATGTGCGCGGCGAGCCAGCGCTCGAGCGCCCCGGCATCGAAGGGCAGACGTGCACCTAATGCACGCTCGCCTGCAAACGCGGAAAAGTCCTGTACAAGCTCATCGGCCATGCTGTCTCCTGCATTTCCGGTGCTGCGTTGATCCAGACTGGTTCGTCGAGACTGATGCGTCAGATCTCGTTCTGATGCGTGGGCGCAATGCTCCGAGTGCGCTCCCGGGCGGTCGTGTGCCGTCTTAGCGCGACTACCGTGAGCGCAGAAACGACGCGAAGATCTTTTCCATGACGGTGAGTCGGTTCCCCACGTGCAACGGCTGCGGTGGCGCGAAGTTCGTGAGACGCACGACCCAGTCGTCCGGCTTGTCGCCCACGTCCAGCGCATTGATGCATGCCGGCGCCTGTGCAAGCTGGCCGAGGAAAAGACGCCCCTGCGGATGCAGGGCATGCGAGAGGATCGCGCGATTGACGCCGCCGTGCAATACGAGCAGTACGGTATCCCATGATTTGTCGGCGCGCAGTTCGGCCAGCGGCGGAATCACACGATCGAGCAACTCGCGCACCGATTCGCCGTTCAGAAAGCGTGTGGCTTCCGGCACCAGGCCGTCGAACGCGCCGAGGAACGCCTGCGCCAGGTCGGCGGGCGCGAGACCCGAGATGCTGCCGGCGCGGATCTCCTGCCAGCATGTCCACGTCTCGATGTCGACGTGTTGCCCGGTCTCGGCCAGCACGCGCTCGGCCGTCTCGCGCGTGCGCGGCAGTCCGCTCACGATCACGCGGTCGAAGCGCAGATTCTCTGCGGCGAACGCGCGCCCGGCCGCACTGGCCTGTTCGCGCCCCAGCGCGTTGAGCGACACGGTATCGGCGTCGATGGGCTTGCCGCTGTCGTCGAAATAGGTGACGTCGCCGTGGCGCATCAGGTAAATGCGTCGGCGGCCCGGCGGGGTGAACGTCAAAGGACCCGTTGCGGCGCCGGACGCGGTGCCAGGGTTATGGCCGGTGGGGTTGGAGGTGCCGGGGGAACTCATGCGGAAATTCTCCTGATCGATGCCGGGCTGTCGGCCACAACGTCGCAGATGCCAACGACCAATACCGACGACGGGTGTCTACGAAGGGGCGCTGACGACCGGGCTTCGACCGTCGGAAGTTGAGGGTCGGTGCACGCCAATGGTTCGTGTGCACCGAATGTTTTCACACGATCAGGTGTATTTTGCCGGACGTTTTTCGAGGAATGCACTGATGCCTTCCAGTCCGTCGGCGTGATGGAGCGAGGCTACGAAGTTATCGCGCTCGGCGCCGAGTTGTGAGGTCAGCGTCTGGCTCGCACCGCAGTCGATGAGCGACTTGATGCGGCCGACCGCGTTCGGCGAGAGCTGCGCCAGATCCGTCGCCCAGTTCAGGGCTTCGGCACGCGCCTGTCCCGGGGCGACCACGCGATTGACGACCCCGGCCGTGGCCAGACGTGCCGCCGACACCGGTTTGCCCTCCATCAGGATTTCCGTGGCGAGCGGGCGGGGCAGCGCCTGCG harbors:
- a CDS encoding DUF2818 family protein translates to MSAGGTLVILLAVLGANLPFVNQRLIGLLPRKAAVKPLWLRLIEMVVAYFVVGALGYLIESGIGNVFSQGWEFYAVTASLFVVFAFPGFVYRYLWRHRPAAAA
- a CDS encoding NUDIX domain-containing protein; this translates as MTQPQNDDLHLIETGIESDTVYEGAFLTIKRDRVRLPDGKTAIREYTTHPGAVMVIPLFEDAQVLMERQYRYPLQRVMTELPAGKLDEAEGGLVCGQRELLEETGYMASRWDYLTRIHPVISYSTEFIDIWLARDLTKGEQRLDEGEFLDVFKMPATELIQWVRDGRITDVKTIIGAFWLEKILSGVWQPGERSPLR
- a CDS encoding DUF1178 family protein, producing MKVFDLRCAHEHTFEGWFGSEDDYLSQQARGLVSCPVCGDTAIVRTPSAPRLNLSGATARADAPATPVGHGPARADAPSPEAAQAQRQLQTLWMKAIRHVIANTEDVGNNFAEEARKIHYQEAPERNIRGTTSREEAEALADEGIDIMSLPLPDGVKETLQ
- a CDS encoding MaoC family dehydratase; this encodes MATLEYYFEDFAVGDTFDLGEYTFTADEIVHFARQFDPQPFHIDEAAGRESHFGGLVASGWHTCSIMMRMNVDKLLSRSSSMGSPGVEQIEWLKPVRPGDTVTVTSSTLEVRASKSRPDRGIVRQLWTATNQHGEEVCRFRGTGLYLKRTAQPSV
- a CDS encoding YegP family protein — encoded protein: MSGKFELKRSPNGEFHFHLLGESGHTILSSESYKARASAQNGIESVRKNSAEDHRFERKTSTSGRPYFVLKARNGEIIGQSQMFSNAEQMEDGIKQVKHDAPSASVSDLSH
- a CDS encoding glutathione S-transferase C-terminal domain-containing protein, yielding MIQVYSWATPNGHKVHIMLEECGLAYHAHAVDIGAGDQFKDEFLAISPNNKIPAIVDEDGPDGKPISLFESGAILLYLAGKTGRFLPEDVRGKYETLQWLMFQMGGVGPMLGQAHHFRIYAPEKIDYAIKRYTNEARRLYGVLDKRLGDHPYVAGDMYTVADIAIWPWLRSWKNQGVELSDFPNVQKWFEAIEVRPAVQRGVKVLADARKPLQDDKAREMLFGATQYARR
- a CDS encoding acyl-CoA dehydrogenase family protein; the protein is MDFSYSPKVEALRERLSAFFDAHIFPNEQRYLEEIEVARRHGDAWQPSQVIERLKPLAQQADLWNLFLPDSGRGAGLTNVEYAPLCEIMGQVPWAPEVFNCNAPDTGNMETLERYATDAQKAQWLEPLLRGEIRSAFLMTEPDVASSDATNVQCSIRRDGDDYVVNGRKWWSTGAGDPRCALYIVMGKTDPDAPKHAQQSMILIPANAKGVSRVRPLTVFGYDDAPHGHMEIVLDNVRVPASNMLLGEGRGFEIAQGRLGPGRIHHCMRLIGLAERALSLMCQRTLSRVAFGKPVAAQGVTRERIGEARCLIEQARLLTLKAAYMMDTVGNKAARAEIAMIKAIAPNMACQVIDWAIQAHGAAGLSGDFPLAYAYASARTLRFADGPDEVHRNAIAKLELAKYAVGDTMGAPHGRTEGY
- a CDS encoding phosphotransferase; this translates as MADELVQDFSAFAGERALGARLPFDAGALERWLAAHIDGFAGPLAITQFNGGQSNPTYRLTTPTAAYVLRTKPAPAAKLLPSAHAIEREYRVMHALAATDVPVARMRALCEDEGVIGLAFYVMDFVEGRVLWDPSLPGMTPVERGAIYDEMNRVIAALHRVDYRAIGLESYGKPGDYIARQIARWSKQYRASETAPIDAMDRLIDWLPAHLPPHTPEAPERTTIVHGDFRLDNLIFHPSEPRVLAVLDWELSTLGDPLADFSYHCMAWHVSPGVFRGIAGLDWLSLGIPPEDVYIRRYSERTGIAPPAQWHFYLAYNMFRIAAILQGIMKRVSDGTAASQQAMDAGRRARPMAELAWAYAQRAQQSER
- a CDS encoding histidine phosphatase family protein is translated as MRHGDVTYFDDSGKPIDADTVSLNALGREQASAAGRAFAAENLRFDRVIVSGLPRTRETAERVLAETGQHVDIETWTCWQEIRAGSISGLAPADLAQAFLGAFDGLVPEATRFLNGESVRELLDRVIPPLAELRADKSWDTVLLVLHGGVNRAILSHALHPQGRLFLGQLAQAPACINALDVGDKPDDWVVRLTNFAPPQPLHVGNRLTVMEKIFASFLRSR